From the Sebastes umbrosus isolate fSebUmb1 chromosome 2, fSebUmb1.pri, whole genome shotgun sequence genome, one window contains:
- the LOC119479139 gene encoding secretory phospholipase A2 receptor-like, with product MCDERLDLAQEKKTWEEALEHCREKENYDLVSLPEANTFLLNRETITQQATTNEVWIGLRFLAGEWWWMNGHRARSSDLPHCPAQQQHCGALLPNEKGWKIMNCSEKRNFLCGKIK from the exons ATGTGTGATGAAAGACTGGATCTGGCCCAGGAGAAGAAGACATGGGAAGAGGCCTTGGAGCACtgtagagaaaaagaaaattacgACCTCGTCAGCCTGCCGGAAGCAAACACCTTTCTGTTGAACAGAGAGACAATAACACAGCAAGCAACCACCAATGAG GTGTGGATCGGACTGCGATTCCTGGCTGGTGAGTGGTGGTGGATGAATGGACACAGGGCGAGGAGCTCTGACCTTCCTCACTGTCCtgcccagcagcagcactgcGGCGCACTGCTTCCCAACGAAAAAGGCTGGAAGATAATGAACTGTAGTGAGAAGAGAAACTTCCTATGCGGCAAAATCAAATGA
- the LOC119478392 gene encoding secretory phospholipase A2 receptor-like, which produces MERNVPSLLLIHLVFFVLSAPPCAESTVSNISKVVLISDSKDWLSAQNHCREFHGDLVTITNLQEATELFPLSLLVLVGEPDPNEHCVWKSHSHLKWANYPCKELHPFICDKRVDLVQEKKTWEGALEHCREKENYDLVSLPEVAARNTFLLNRGTITQQATNNEVWIGLRFLAGEWWWMNGERATSSDLPHCPAQQQHCGALLPNEKGWKIMNCSEKRNFICGKNK; this is translated from the exons ATGGAGAGAAACGTCCCCAGTCTTCTCCTCATCCATCTCGTCTTCTTCGTCCTCTCCGCTCCTCCATGTGCAGAGTCTACAGTCAGTAACATTTCAAAGGTTGTCCTCATCAGCGATTCGAAGGACTGGTTGTCTGCCCAGAACCACTGCAGAGAGTTCCATGGTGACTTGGTCACCATCACAAACCTACAGGAGGCCACCGAGCTTTTCCC tctctctctccttgttcTTGTAGGTGAACCAGACCCTAATGAGCACTGTGTTTGGAAGAGTCATTCTCACCTAAAATGGGCAAATTATCCTTGCAAAGAGCTTCACCCCTTCATTTGTGATAAAAGAGTGGACCTGGTCCAGGAAAAGAAGACATGGGAAGGGGCCTTGGAGCACtgtagagaaaaagaaaattacgACCTCGTCAGCCTGCCGGAAGTCGCTGCCAGAAACACCTTTCTGTTGAACAGAGGGACAATAACACAGCAAGCAACCAATAATGAG GTGTGGATCGGACTGCGATTCCTGGCTGGTGAGTGGTGGTGGATGAATGGAGAGAGGGCGACGAGCTCCGACCTTCCTCACTGTCCtgcccagcagcagcactgcGGCGCCCTGCTTCCCAACGAAAAAGGCTGGAAGATAATGAACTGTAGTGAGAAGAGAAACTTCATCTGCGGCAAAAACAAATGA
- the LOC119481439 gene encoding lactoylglutathione lyase-like gives MSDKGLSDEAAASACKDGDPVTKDFMMQQTMLRVKDPVKSLDFYTRILGMTLLQKFDFPSMRFSLFFLGYEDKKEIPTEVKEKTAWTFSRRATIELTHNWGSEADESQSYHNGNSDPRGFGHIGIAVPDVYQACKLFEEQGVTFVKKPDDGKMKGLAFIQDPDGYWIEILSPNNMVSITS, from the exons ATGAGCGACAAAGGTTTGTCAGACGAGGCAGCGGCGTCAGCCTGCAAAGATGGAGACCCAGTTACTAAG GATTTTATGATGCAGCAGACTATGCTGCGGGTTAAAGATCCAGTTAAATCCTTGGATTTTTACACCAGAATCCTCGGCATGAC ACTCCTGCAGAAGTTTGACTTCCCCTCCATgcgtttctctctcttcttcttggGCTACGAGGACAAGAAGGAGATTCCTACAGAAGTGAAGGAGAAGACGGCCTGGACCTTTTCCAGAAGAGCCACCATTGAGCTGACACA TAACTGGGGCTCTGAGGCTGACGAGAGCCAGTCTTATCACAACGGAAACTCAGATCCACGTGGCTTTG GACACATTGGAATTGCCGTTCCTGACGTCTATCAAGCCTGCAAACTGTTTGAAGAACAAGGAGTCACATTTGTCAAGAAGCCAGACGATG GTAAAATGAAAGGCTTGGCCTTCATTCAGGACCCTGATGGTTACTGGATTGAGATCCTGAGTCCTAACAACATGGTGTCCATTACCTCCTAA